The DNA window AAACTATAATGAAAAAAGCACTTCCTAGGCTAACACCAATTATAAAAGCAGGTTTTCGAATGCTgttttttcttccatttgaaGACGGTTGATCAATTACCGGTAACTTTGTCACGGGGATCAAAATCGGAACGTTGGTTGAAGCAGTGAAGTTTTGATTGTTTTCAGTAAACATGTCCACCTGTGATGCACCAAACTTGGAACTTACAAGGGTAACATTATCATTAGACTGCCACACATAAGTAATCAGATACTTTATTCCTTTGTTCAACTGATTCTTTGAAGGGCATTTGCAGAATAAAGGGACTACAATTTTGATATCTGGTGGCAATAGATTTGGACTTAGATTAGGGTTGAAATTTTCGAATTCCACATAATTGGTAAGATTCTGGTATGAAGTGGTTGAAACTATGAAATAGTTGTCACCTAGCTTGATTGTGTAAGTGAAATTCGCAAAATAGCGATTTCTAGTGCAACCACAAGTTACAGGTACTAGTAAGACTTGGCCTTCAACCAGCTTCTTGTCCTCATCTTCTATGTTACTGGCTTTTGCAATGGATAAAGGACTCATATCAAATATATCTGATATGTTTGTTAGGCTCAAAAAATTTGGAGACCGAGCAAAGTATGTCACATAGGTTTCACACGAAGGAGGTGAATCCACCGGGCATGAAAAGTTTGTTCCACTGAGTTGTAGTGGTTGAGCTGAAATATTAGTGACATAAAACAACATGAGTGCAAGAAAAAGAGCATGAGAACTAGAAGGAagaaagatagccattgttgtgAAATTGTGATGAAATGCAAGTTATGGGGAAGAGAAAAAAGAGTTATGGCAAGTAACAACCAAGACTTATTGTTATACCTCTAACTTTATATTCATCTCTTCTTTGGACATATCTTTTGATTTGGTATTAAAAATATATGCTTCTGTCTCTGTCATTAGTTTTTTCAAATCTTAGACACTGGACAAATCCAAATTAAGTATGAAATCATGCgcagaatataataaaaatggtAATAATAATATAGTTTTGTAATCCAATATGGTGTCCTTACACTATGTCAGCTAGCTGGCTGGTACCCAACTACTATCTAACTTGATGCCTTTACCATATTTATAAGGGGCAGACTCACAAAAGATATGGTTTAACGTTTAACAAAGGCCAAGTCTATGATGTATATGCTATTATAATATACACAGACAAGGAACAGCTAACAATGTTGACACTTCCAGTTAcaaaggttttaatatattaaaacaccTTAACAAACTCTTCATAATTTATATGTTCCCTATTTCTAGTACAAAGCTAACTTGGATAGAAACGACATTTACTTCGCCACATAAGCTTGACTTCTACTAAATTACATAGAATAAAATGTCGTTCTTACCCTACCCTTTTTTGCTTGAGTGTGGCTTTTTGTACTTCATAAGAATacaacagtgttaaaactcttcATGAACAACTTTGCTGCTCATGTTGTCCAACCCGATTCGAAGGATTTGTCCAACCCGATTTGAAGGATTAGTCTTCATAGTTCCGCATAGAAAAACCTTTcttacacaaaagaaacagaaaacAATATATTAAAGATATCTTGCAACCAactctttttttaagaaaattaaaaggaattgATAATTGCAATAAGCAACAGcaataaatgataaataaaaaatctttAGATTCCCCTCAAGTTGCAGAAGTTAGCAGACGACTGAATGTAGCTTTCAACCAAAAATTCATTCATCCAGTGATTGTACCATGATTTCTAGCACTTGACCATGTGAATACAATTATACAATGAAGCATTAAGTatccatcagaacaagagctaaTTCCTGAGTATCAACTCATGTTTTGCCAACAAtacattttcaaaactcaaataaTTACTGCAACTAACAATTTTTTTGCAACCCCTcccaaaaaaatatcaaagactAAGGAATTTGGATATTGTTTTACACTTGTTATACTTTGTGCTGAGATTTCATGCACGATGAAGTACACCCTTATCATATAGACCAATGGATACCTCTAGCTACCTTTTGAAGTAAAACAATTTGAATAAATGTTAAAAACTCTTGTAAGATCTGCAGAACTAACAGTCCATACATGACCAGGCAATGCGGGTGGAAGGACTATATTCACTTCCTCACAGCTCTCTTCTACCGCTGCGGCCTCTCTCCGTCTCCCTTCTCTCCATAGGCTCTTCACAAGCAACTCTTTGGTGGCAAAATCAGGCATCAAACCCGAATTCTTCATGTCTTCAAATATCCTCCAAGCCAGTGCAGCTCTTTTCGACTTGCAATAGCCTTCGATGAGTACCGTAAACAGATATGCGTCTGGCTCAAAACCACTCTGTCTGACCATTGAAAAGAGTGTCTGTGCAGTTTTAATGTCACCAAGTTGGGAAAAATATTGCATTAGACCTGAAAATGTTTGCATATCCGGGCAAATTCCATTTAAAATCATCTCATCAAGCATTTCCAGGGCATCAGAATCCTTACCACACTTGGTTAACGTTCTTAAAAGAGACGAATACAGAAGCATCATATTAACTTTTGATATAGACCCACAAAGTATTCGATCATCGTTGAAAACCTTCAAAGCAGCAACAGCATTTTTTGAAATCCCATAAAAGTCAACGATTAACCTTAAGGTGCTGAATGGCAGTCTCATTCCCTCTATTCTGATCTTGGAGATGAGTTTATCAACTAGCTCAGTGCGTCCATGGCGAGCTAAAAAGGTCATGATTCTTTGCACCGTGTATATATTATGAGTAAATCCAGGTTGATCCGCAACCCAGCAGAAGAAATTCCACGCAGTATCTGGCTTATTGAAACTTCTAAGTATCTTGCACACCAACCTAGTTGTCCATACAAACTTTGCATCCTCAAGTGCTGATACCTCATCAGGACTCCAGTTCTGTAAGGCACTAGCCAGAGACCGCGGATCTAGCCAGGGTTTTAAGCGGATCCCATTTACATGATCACGTTGCAAAGTATCATTTCCATTTTCATTCTCACCCTCACCCTCGTCTTCATTCTCATCCTCATCACTactatcattagaatatcttaCATTCTTGATTCTTTCATCCGGGCAAATTTCTGTAAACAATTCATCCATATCCTTAAGAAATCCCTCATCC is part of the Vicia villosa cultivar HV-30 ecotype Madison, WI linkage group LG2, Vvil1.0, whole genome shotgun sequence genome and encodes:
- the LOC131652141 gene encoding pentatricopeptide repeat-containing protein At5g66631-like; the encoded protein is MSMSSSPFLRKFNTLQLRIQLRFYTRRRDPFPTKICHYLNRAKLIDSIRLSLRSDNPNSTLPTLISHRLFDSFVVTHALRSAPCADSALSLIHTIEKTESTHFSHTQNTLHALATVLAKSGRCDELKSLIGDIQSKRYGNVKISFMNLMQWYAAARDIDSVLEVWDRYRVDASDRVCTESYNIVMSLYVEMGKDYEAVGVFRKMVDEGSVPNCRSFSIIIEHLVKSRKFLEAIEVFNLLPLMRIKRTLKQYSVLVEGLVGSKMYDEVGVLVTEMQVDGILPSRTVSLLLKQVKDEGFLKDMDELFTEICPDERIKNVRYSNDSSDEDENEDEGEGENENGNDTLQRDHVNGIRLKPWLDPRSLASALQNWSPDEVSALEDAKFVWTTRLVCKILRSFNKPDTAWNFFCWVADQPGFTHNIYTVQRIMTFLARHGRTELVDKLISKIRIEGMRLPFSTLRLIVDFYGISKNAVAALKVFNDDRILCGSISKVNMMLLYSSLLRTLTKCGKDSDALEMLDEMILNGICPDMQTFSGLMQYFSQLGDIKTAQTLFSMVRQSGFEPDAYLFTVLIEGYCKSKRAALAWRIFEDMKNSGLMPDFATKELLVKSLWREGRRREAAAVEESCEEVNIVLPPALPGHVWTVSSADLTRVFNIYSNCFTSKGS